Proteins encoded in a region of the Veillonella parvula genome:
- a CDS encoding beta-class carbonic anhydrase: protein MIDIAKIIETNKDYVKHHPELPKAGLTSHPTKKLGIVTCMDTRLVGMLEEALGFHRGEIIVIKTAGNSVTQPIDNIVQSLLVATYGMEIEDVLIIGHENCGMIDFSATTFMESMKAKGISEDAIRMIEPGLIDWMDRFHISEDNVIYTVNFLRHHPLFPKGMGFYGGMMDPDTGEFRYLEI from the coding sequence ATGATTGACATTGCAAAAATAATTGAAACCAATAAAGACTATGTAAAACATCATCCTGAGTTACCAAAGGCTGGATTAACAAGTCATCCTACAAAAAAGTTAGGTATTGTAACCTGTATGGATACCCGCTTAGTAGGTATGCTAGAAGAAGCACTAGGCTTTCATCGAGGAGAGATAATTGTCATTAAAACTGCAGGCAATAGTGTAACACAACCTATTGATAACATCGTGCAAAGTCTGCTCGTTGCTACCTATGGTATGGAAATTGAAGATGTGCTAATCATCGGTCATGAAAACTGCGGTATGATCGACTTTTCTGCTACTACTTTTATGGAATCTATGAAAGCGAAAGGTATTAGTGAAGATGCTATTCGCATGATTGAACCAGGCCTTATCGATTGGATGGATAGATTTCATATTTCTGAAGACAATGTAATTTATACAGTTAACTTCCTACGCCACCATCCACTATTTCCAAAAGGAATGGGGTTCTATGGCGGCATGATGGATCCTGATACAGGCGAATTCCGTTACCTCGAAATATAA
- the bioD gene encoding dethiobiotin synthase — protein MKQLGISIIGTDTDVGKTFVTGLLGAMAVDDGFAVGMVKPVSSSAVPFPECVTMDEDNYNIGLESKDATHLMRSAGIPESRRHEVNPYAIAGDFSPRLAAELAGIEIDYDGLVEHTLDVVSRYDITFVEGAGGITTPLYGDKTFTDFMKDIKLPAIIVADGRLGSINRAVLTCEYAKLHGIEVKAIIVNDTTAVDLFLLKTNVADMERYTGVPVVAVVPPYQGPDIHKVQLGWARSFIDSKELWNTVLGL, from the coding sequence ATGAAGCAGTTAGGTATTTCTATAATTGGTACAGATACAGATGTAGGTAAGACGTTTGTGACCGGGTTATTGGGGGCGATGGCTGTAGACGATGGCTTTGCTGTTGGGATGGTGAAACCTGTGTCTTCTAGTGCAGTGCCTTTCCCTGAATGTGTGACGATGGATGAGGATAATTATAATATCGGTCTTGAGAGTAAAGATGCGACACATTTGATGCGCTCGGCAGGTATTCCTGAATCTCGTCGTCATGAAGTGAATCCTTATGCTATTGCCGGTGATTTTTCTCCTCGCCTTGCAGCGGAATTGGCTGGTATCGAGATTGACTATGATGGTCTTGTAGAACATACATTAGATGTAGTGAGTCGCTATGACATAACCTTTGTAGAAGGTGCTGGCGGTATCACGACCCCTCTCTATGGAGATAAAACTTTCACGGATTTTATGAAAGATATCAAATTACCAGCTATTATTGTAGCAGATGGTCGGCTTGGATCTATTAATCGTGCCGTTTTGACTTGCGAATATGCTAAATTGCATGGTATCGAGGTGAAAGCTATTATCGTAAATGATACGACAGCTGTAGACCTGTTTTTATTGAAAACAAATGTGGCAGATATGGAGCGTTACACAGGTGTTCCTGTAGTAGCTGTAGTACCGCCATACCAAGGCCCGGATATTCACAAGGTTCAACTTGGTTGGGCTCGCTCTTTTATTGATTCTAAGGAATTATGGAACACCGTTTTAGGGCTATAA
- the bioA gene encoding adenosylmethionine--8-amino-7-oxononanoate transaminase: MAEKQLSQAAQWDHEFVWHPFTQMQDWLAQEPVVIERGEGVYLIDENGKKYYDGVSSLWVNIHGHNHPVLNQALKDQIDKIAHSTLLGLVSPPSAQLCKELVELAPKGLDKVFLSDDGSTAIEVAIKMAYQYRQQVGQTKKTKFIALNAGYHGDTLGTVSVGGIQLFHQVFHNLLFKPLTLPSPGVYRDLADRDKAFEESLAELERILNEEGDEITALVMEPLVQAAAGMLVMPHGYLKRVRELTEQHDVFLIVDEVATGFGRTGKFFACEHEGVSPDFMTLSKGITGGYLPLAATLTTKRVFDAFLGTFEEKKTFYHGHSYTGNALACAVALASLKVFRDEKVIEQLPAKVEAFTKALEPIKSLKHVKEVRQRGLIVGIELEKNVATHEAYRPNDAVGAKVAILAREQGLICRPIGDVVILMPPLASTVEQLEDMVRIVGESIQRATEEEGILEDMRPIIL, encoded by the coding sequence ATGGCAGAAAAACAGCTTTCACAAGCAGCACAATGGGACCACGAGTTTGTATGGCATCCATTTACACAAATGCAAGATTGGCTAGCACAAGAGCCAGTGGTAATTGAACGCGGTGAGGGGGTATATCTCATCGATGAGAACGGTAAAAAGTATTACGATGGCGTATCTTCGTTGTGGGTTAATATTCATGGTCACAACCATCCTGTATTGAACCAAGCATTGAAGGATCAAATCGATAAAATTGCACATAGCACATTATTAGGTCTCGTAAGTCCTCCGTCTGCACAATTGTGTAAAGAACTTGTAGAGCTTGCTCCAAAAGGCCTCGATAAAGTATTCTTGTCCGATGATGGCAGTACAGCTATCGAAGTGGCTATTAAAATGGCATATCAATATCGTCAGCAAGTGGGCCAAACTAAGAAAACTAAGTTTATCGCCCTCAATGCAGGCTATCATGGGGATACATTAGGCACGGTATCAGTAGGTGGTATTCAATTATTTCACCAAGTATTCCATAATCTATTATTTAAACCATTAACATTGCCAAGCCCTGGTGTGTATAGAGATTTGGCAGATCGAGATAAAGCCTTTGAAGAGTCGTTGGCTGAATTGGAACGCATCCTTAACGAAGAAGGCGATGAAATCACGGCTCTCGTTATGGAACCATTGGTGCAAGCAGCAGCAGGCATGCTCGTAATGCCTCACGGCTATTTGAAACGTGTTCGTGAGTTAACAGAACAACACGATGTATTCCTCATCGTCGACGAAGTGGCTACAGGCTTTGGTCGGACTGGTAAATTCTTTGCCTGCGAGCATGAAGGCGTATCTCCAGATTTTATGACCTTATCCAAAGGCATCACTGGTGGGTACCTTCCATTAGCAGCAACATTGACTACAAAACGTGTATTCGATGCATTCCTCGGCACTTTTGAAGAAAAGAAAACCTTCTATCATGGTCATTCCTATACCGGTAATGCCTTGGCTTGTGCCGTTGCATTGGCTTCTTTGAAAGTATTTCGTGATGAAAAGGTAATTGAACAATTGCCTGCTAAAGTAGAAGCTTTCACAAAGGCTTTAGAACCTATTAAGTCATTGAAGCATGTTAAAGAGGTTCGTCAGCGAGGCCTCATCGTAGGTATTGAACTTGAAAAAAATGTGGCAACTCACGAAGCGTATCGCCCAAATGATGCGGTCGGTGCTAAGGTGGCAATCCTCGCCCGTGAGCAAGGACTTATCTGTCGTCCTATCGGTGACGTGGTTATTCTCATGCCTCCATTGGCATCCACTGTGGAACAATTAGAGGATATGGTTCGTATTGTGGGTGAAAGTATCCAACGTGCAACTGAGGAAGAGGGGATACTTGAAGATATGCGCCCAATTATTTTATAA
- a CDS encoding anaerobic C4-dicarboxylate transporter translates to MDIYVIMQVLILFGAIFLGVRLGGMGIGYAGGLGVVLLSLGMGMFPGQIPWDVILIIMSAIAAICALQLAGGLDYLVRIAENILRKNPKHINYLAPTVTYFLTILAGTGHTAFSMIPVIVEVAKSENIKPSVPLSIAVVASQIGITASPVSAAVVAMSGFLEPYGVNYPTLLAICISTTFVGVMITAFIMSTFANNDLSSDPVYQERLAAGHVAPPREKNTDFHLKPGAKASVLIFLIGIICIVFYATAISKNIGIIKPVIFGRNDAIIGFMMIIAAAITFFCKLDTAELVNTSTFKSGLSACVCVLGVAWLGDTFVKGHIPEIKALASSMVTAYPFLLAVAFFFASTLLYSQAATTQALVPAVILALGITPENTGSVYIIIASFAAVSALFVLPTYPTLLGAVQMDDTGSTRIGKLVFNHPFFIPGVLAIAISVALGFVVAPLML, encoded by the coding sequence ATGGACATTTATGTAATTATGCAAGTTCTTATTTTATTTGGTGCCATCTTCCTCGGCGTTCGCCTAGGTGGTATGGGTATCGGTTACGCTGGCGGCCTTGGGGTTGTGTTGTTAAGCCTTGGTATGGGGATGTTCCCGGGACAAATTCCGTGGGATGTAATTCTGATTATCATGTCTGCTATCGCAGCCATCTGTGCCTTACAGTTAGCCGGTGGGCTTGATTATTTGGTGCGCATTGCTGAAAATATTTTGCGTAAAAATCCAAAGCACATCAACTACTTAGCACCAACTGTTACGTATTTCTTAACTATTTTAGCAGGTACTGGTCATACAGCATTCTCTATGATTCCAGTAATTGTAGAGGTGGCGAAAAGTGAAAACATTAAGCCATCTGTACCATTATCTATTGCCGTTGTAGCGAGCCAAATTGGTATCACAGCGAGTCCTGTATCGGCAGCAGTAGTTGCTATGAGTGGATTCCTTGAGCCATATGGTGTTAACTATCCTACATTGCTCGCGATTTGTATTTCCACAACATTCGTAGGGGTTATGATTACGGCATTTATCATGTCTACCTTTGCGAATAATGATTTATCTTCTGATCCAGTATATCAAGAACGTTTGGCAGCAGGTCACGTGGCGCCACCTCGTGAAAAAAACACGGATTTCCACTTAAAACCTGGTGCAAAAGCTTCTGTATTGATTTTCTTGATTGGTATCATTTGTATCGTATTCTATGCAACCGCAATTTCCAAAAATATTGGTATTATTAAACCAGTTATCTTTGGTCGAAACGATGCTATCATCGGATTTATGATGATTATTGCGGCTGCTATAACATTCTTCTGTAAGCTTGATACAGCAGAACTTGTTAATACAAGTACATTCAAATCCGGCTTATCTGCTTGTGTTTGCGTACTAGGTGTAGCATGGTTGGGCGATACCTTTGTAAAAGGTCATATTCCTGAAATTAAAGCTCTCGCTTCTAGTATGGTAACAGCATATCCGTTCTTGTTAGCGGTAGCATTCTTCTTTGCAAGTACATTGTTGTATAGCCAAGCGGCAACTACACAAGCTTTGGTACCAGCTGTAATTCTAGCTCTCGGTATTACACCAGAGAACACAGGATCGGTTTATATTATTATCGCATCCTTCGCAGCTGTATCTGCACTCTTCGTATTGCCTACATATCCAACACTTTTGGGGGCTGTACAAATGGACGATACGGGCTCTACGCGAATCGGTAAGCTTGTATTTAACCATCCGTTCTTCATTCCAGGCGTACTTGCCATCGCCATTTCTGTAGCACTCGGTTTCGTAGTGGCTCCGTTGATGCTGTAA
- a CDS encoding Fur family transcriptional regulator: MNTTAWPEGIKKTKQREAIWSVLTTTDKPITALEIAERLGDGSTTWMSTIYRTLELLETKGIVTRTTLMGSEMAYYEITPHTHRHYAVCMSCGAMIPLHTCPVVEMPQELNDAGFTVTEHHLEIAGICKKCKNKK; this comes from the coding sequence ATGAATACAACAGCTTGGCCGGAAGGCATAAAAAAGACCAAACAGCGCGAAGCCATTTGGTCTGTATTAACAACTACAGATAAACCTATTACAGCCCTTGAAATCGCAGAACGCTTAGGTGACGGTAGCACTACTTGGATGTCTACTATCTACCGTACACTTGAACTATTAGAAACTAAGGGTATCGTTACACGTACCACGCTCATGGGTAGTGAGATGGCATATTATGAAATTACCCCTCATACACATCGCCACTATGCTGTATGTATGAGCTGTGGTGCCATGATACCGCTCCATACCTGTCCCGTCGTAGAAATGCCACAAGAACTTAACGATGCAGGATTTACTGTAACAGAACATCACCTTGAGATCGCAGGGATTTGTAAAAAGTGCAAAAACAAGAAGTAG
- a CDS encoding metal ABC transporter permease, protein MFNYDFMQNAFFVAICISLLCPCIGIFMVLRRSSMIGDTMSHASLAGITLGLLTNTNPILGAFIFTAICGALIEFLRKYFSHHLDLILTIILSLSIGTAITLISSGKLKANANVFFFGSILTVNATDMISIAVLTILSVLTLYFLYNSLLYIAYDEEAARVAGVKVDFINYIFAILMAAAVSISIKIVGVLVLSAMIALPVASALQLEKGFRTTLLCSIGFSLLAMIIGLFGSYFLNVAPGGFVSLTSVGILLVVLIIKNIRAIIRRVQFSK, encoded by the coding sequence ATGTTTAATTATGATTTTATGCAAAATGCCTTCTTCGTAGCTATCTGCATATCCCTATTGTGCCCATGTATCGGTATTTTCATGGTATTGCGTCGCTCTAGTATGATTGGCGATACCATGAGCCATGCGTCCCTTGCAGGGATTACATTAGGTCTATTAACAAATACAAATCCTATTCTAGGAGCATTTATCTTTACCGCCATCTGCGGTGCCCTCATCGAGTTCTTGCGAAAATACTTCTCTCATCATCTCGATTTGATTCTTACTATAATCTTATCCCTCAGTATTGGTACAGCTATTACGCTTATTAGCTCAGGCAAACTAAAGGCTAACGCAAATGTATTCTTTTTTGGTAGCATCCTAACGGTAAACGCAACTGATATGATTAGTATTGCTGTGCTTACAATCTTATCTGTACTCACCTTATATTTCCTATACAACTCACTTCTTTACATCGCCTATGATGAAGAGGCCGCTCGTGTAGCAGGTGTTAAGGTAGATTTTATTAACTATATCTTTGCCATCTTAATGGCTGCCGCCGTGTCTATTTCCATTAAAATTGTCGGCGTTCTTGTACTAAGTGCCATGATTGCCTTGCCTGTGGCATCGGCACTACAACTAGAAAAAGGATTTAGAACGACTTTACTATGTTCCATTGGATTTAGCTTACTCGCTATGATCATTGGACTCTTTGGATCCTACTTCCTTAACGTAGCTCCTGGTGGCTTCGTGTCTCTAACATCGGTAGGTATTTTACTAGTAGTATTAATCATTAAGAATATTCGAGCTATCATACGACGCGTGCAATTTAGCAAATAA
- a CDS encoding metal ABC transporter ATP-binding protein, with translation MLSIEHLYFSYQGQPPYVLNDLNLHIHSGDYISIVGDNGSGKSTLLRLILGFLTPVKGSIKRSTNNIRYVSQKNDFSHAGFPITVKEILDSYRKLLKIKDKNEVNRVLELTNMTEFKDRLISKLSGGQAQRVSIARALIGSPDLIILDEPSTGIDRKSQEGIYALLCELNQKHHITIISVEHNLEMAIANSTNIYHITNGHGHLCSPEQYAREIMHSTGRNPVDHENCSCFTDVTIQAQAQAQAQAQAQAQAQAQADDTTIEEVHHV, from the coding sequence ATGTTATCTATAGAACATCTTTATTTTTCCTATCAAGGTCAACCGCCTTATGTGTTAAATGACCTTAATTTACATATTCACAGCGGTGATTATATATCCATCGTAGGAGACAATGGGTCTGGTAAAAGTACCTTGCTCCGCCTCATTTTAGGATTTCTTACCCCTGTAAAAGGTTCTATCAAGCGAAGCACCAATAATATTCGGTATGTGTCTCAAAAAAATGACTTCTCTCATGCAGGCTTCCCTATTACGGTAAAAGAAATTCTCGATTCCTATCGCAAGCTTTTAAAAATTAAAGATAAAAACGAAGTTAATCGTGTATTAGAGCTTACGAATATGACGGAATTTAAAGACCGTCTTATCAGCAAGTTATCAGGTGGCCAAGCACAGCGTGTATCCATCGCCCGTGCCCTCATCGGCAGTCCTGACCTCATCATCCTTGATGAACCATCCACAGGCATCGATAGAAAAAGCCAGGAAGGCATCTACGCTCTTCTATGCGAGTTAAACCAAAAGCATCATATTACGATAATCTCTGTTGAACACAATCTTGAAATGGCGATTGCTAATTCTACCAATATCTACCATATCACAAATGGTCACGGCCACCTTTGCTCACCTGAGCAATATGCTAGAGAAATCATGCATAGTACAGGTCGTAACCCTGTAGATCACGAAAATTGTTCCTGCTTCACAGATGTGACAATTCAGGCTCAGGCTCAGGCTCAGGCTCAGGCTCAGGCTCAGGCTCAGGCTCAGGCTCAGGCCGATGATACTACAATTGAGGAGGTGCACCATGTTTAA
- a CDS encoding metal ABC transporter substrate-binding protein, with translation MIKKLILLVVGIMMAALFAGCGNDTPNAQKEQAGKKIQVVTSFNAMAEFTKAIGGDKVEVSTIIPDGVEPHDFELKPENMKQLATAQVFVYNGFGMEPWAKQAIEAAKNDKLVSVVATEGVEAIKNTDPEEIKEHGAEDPHAWLSLKNAKIEVKNIKDALVKVDPANKDYYEKNYTEYIAKLDAMIKKYEEQFAKAPHKNFVTGHAAFAYLCRDFGLEQNSVEDVFAEGEPNAAQLAKLIEYAKENHITTIFAEEMASPEVSKTLAQEVGAKVETIYTIESNEDNKTYLERMDENLTKIAASLQ, from the coding sequence ATGATCAAGAAACTGATTTTGTTAGTTGTAGGTATTATGATGGCTGCTTTATTTGCAGGTTGTGGCAACGATACACCGAATGCACAGAAGGAGCAAGCAGGTAAAAAAATCCAAGTGGTAACAAGCTTTAATGCAATGGCTGAGTTTACAAAGGCTATTGGTGGTGACAAGGTAGAGGTATCTACTATTATACCAGATGGCGTGGAACCACATGATTTCGAGTTGAAGCCTGAAAATATGAAACAATTGGCGACAGCTCAAGTATTTGTATATAACGGTTTTGGTATGGAGCCTTGGGCAAAACAAGCTATCGAAGCAGCTAAAAATGATAAACTCGTATCTGTTGTAGCTACTGAAGGTGTTGAAGCTATTAAAAATACTGACCCAGAAGAAATTAAAGAACATGGTGCAGAAGATCCTCATGCATGGTTATCTTTGAAAAATGCTAAAATTGAAGTGAAAAATATCAAGGATGCCCTTGTAAAAGTTGATCCAGCAAACAAGGATTATTATGAAAAGAATTATACTGAATACATTGCTAAATTAGATGCAATGATTAAAAAATATGAAGAACAATTCGCTAAAGCTCCTCATAAAAACTTTGTTACAGGCCATGCAGCGTTTGCGTACCTATGCCGTGACTTTGGTTTAGAACAAAATAGTGTGGAAGATGTATTTGCTGAAGGCGAACCTAATGCAGCACAATTGGCTAAACTCATCGAATACGCTAAAGAAAACCATATTACTACTATCTTTGCAGAAGAAATGGCTAGTCCAGAAGTATCCAAAACTTTGGCACAAGAAGTAGGCGCTAAGGTAGAAACTATTTACACTATCGAAAGTAACGAAGATAATAAAACATACTTAGAACGTATGGATGAAAACCTTACAAAAATTGCAGCATCTTTGCAATAA
- the fliB gene encoding flagellin lysine-N-methylase, which produces MISIYPTIYHEFQCKANRCENTCCQLWTIDIDEHTAERYHAMTGTLGESLQQAITVDDEGSHFVFSKTQPMCPLLNENGLCKVVLELGEEGLCDTCHMHPRFYKYIEDLELCGVGLSCEASVELLAQNKTIDSLLFTIEDDDNEFTSEERLTLQNVFELLAFDLDPNLFQYAPNPTKQSFKELLDLYKKTEPIDENWTAQVNTLSSKLDQLTASVQTYIQQEDMSLFNKVYQYILYRQIDMLSDYSLESILDYAKDGTDYILMASALEGQPLKQIARWSQQIEYDEDNVELLLHHYEAQLG; this is translated from the coding sequence ATGATTTCAATTTACCCCACTATATATCACGAATTCCAATGCAAGGCCAATCGATGCGAAAATACATGTTGTCAGCTGTGGACCATCGATATAGATGAACATACTGCTGAACGTTATCATGCTATGACTGGTACTCTTGGTGAAAGTTTACAACAAGCCATCACGGTTGATGACGAAGGTAGTCATTTCGTATTTTCCAAAACACAACCTATGTGCCCCTTACTCAATGAAAATGGACTGTGTAAGGTTGTACTCGAATTGGGCGAAGAAGGACTTTGCGACACCTGCCATATGCATCCGCGCTTTTATAAATATATTGAAGACTTAGAGCTATGTGGAGTCGGTTTATCTTGTGAAGCCTCTGTTGAGTTATTAGCTCAAAATAAAACGATAGACTCCCTCCTCTTTACAATTGAGGATGACGATAACGAATTTACTTCTGAGGAGCGATTAACACTTCAGAATGTATTTGAATTATTGGCCTTTGATTTAGATCCTAATTTATTCCAATATGCGCCAAATCCCACAAAGCAGTCTTTCAAAGAATTATTAGACCTATATAAAAAAACGGAACCCATCGATGAAAATTGGACTGCACAGGTTAATACATTATCTAGTAAACTAGACCAACTCACCGCATCCGTACAAACCTATATACAGCAAGAGGATATGAGCCTATTTAACAAAGTGTACCAATATATATTGTATCGCCAAATTGATATGCTATCAGACTATTCCTTGGAATCTATCTTAGATTATGCAAAGGATGGTACTGACTATATACTTATGGCTAGCGCCTTAGAGGGGCAGCCCTTAAAGCAAATTGCAAGATGGTCACAACAAATCGAATACGACGAAGATAATGTAGAGCTCTTATTACACCATTACGAAGCTCAACTAGGTTAA
- a CDS encoding PepSY domain-containing protein — MRSFFVKGSLVLALAAAFGMPNASAAPLVAVEPTVAVVDGNHAAIVGANGLLNAFIQNHPNAGITEIAFDADGGQIKYDVEGFDETGKYELTYIYATNQIFEKREGDFHKSLKKKSFDPREILPPAAVVNFAYAQTKGKAVSLNEWAVRYDKGKIVYKVSFGTEDNKEVHVRMDAMNGKLLSVKFDD, encoded by the coding sequence ATGAGATCATTTTTTGTAAAAGGTAGCCTTGTATTGGCCTTGGCAGCGGCATTTGGCATGCCAAATGCAAGTGCAGCCCCTTTAGTAGCTGTAGAGCCAACTGTGGCAGTTGTTGATGGCAACCATGCGGCAATTGTAGGAGCTAATGGTTTATTAAATGCCTTTATCCAAAATCATCCCAATGCTGGAATTACGGAAATCGCCTTTGATGCGGATGGAGGTCAAATTAAGTATGATGTAGAAGGTTTTGATGAAACTGGTAAATATGAGTTAACGTATATCTATGCTACTAATCAAATCTTTGAAAAACGCGAAGGGGACTTCCATAAATCGTTAAAGAAAAAATCTTTTGATCCACGAGAAATTTTACCTCCTGCAGCAGTGGTGAACTTTGCTTATGCCCAAACAAAAGGCAAAGCTGTGAGCCTCAACGAATGGGCTGTGCGCTATGATAAAGGTAAAATCGTGTACAAAGTTAGCTTTGGTACAGAAGATAATAAAGAGGTACATGTACGTATGGATGCAATGAACGGTAAATTGCTATCTGTTAAATTTGATGACTAA
- a CDS encoding ribonuclease E, which produces MKKSILKSSIALAVAGVFGATVAVTAAEPVTPMPVTQETASTATPAQPVTDPVVPTVAVAPDVATTAVAPKTPVAPVAEANQVGTAVRNTTPVPTATQDVKTPVAQETVVPSTENPAAAVPSIETASVAKAPSEPRVVRSGDKKSESVAKHGKEVKNTKKAAVDKAPKVKVVKDEKKADKEEPTKEEKKTLKVENHNLAQPTSKKA; this is translated from the coding sequence ATGAAAAAATCTATTTTAAAAAGTAGTATTGCTTTAGCAGTGGCTGGCGTATTTGGTGCCACTGTAGCTGTAACAGCAGCTGAACCAGTAACTCCAATGCCTGTTACGCAAGAAACAGCGAGTACAGCGACTCCAGCACAACCAGTTACTGATCCAGTAGTTCCTACTGTAGCGGTGGCTCCAGATGTGGCTACTACTGCAGTTGCACCTAAAACTCCGGTAGCTCCTGTAGCAGAAGCTAATCAAGTAGGTACAGCAGTTCGTAATACTACACCAGTTCCAACAGCTACACAAGATGTTAAAACACCAGTAGCTCAAGAAACTGTAGTACCTAGTACAGAAAATCCTGCAGCAGCGGTCCCTTCTATTGAAACTGCATCTGTAGCTAAAGCTCCTAGTGAACCAAGAGTAGTACGCAGTGGTGATAAAAAATCTGAATCTGTAGCGAAGCATGGTAAAGAAGTTAAAAATACTAAAAAAGCTGCAGTAGATAAAGCGCCTAAAGTAAAAGTTGTGAAAGACGAAAAAAAAGCTGATAAAGAAGAGCCTACTAAAGAGGAAAAAAAAACTCTAAAAGTAGAAAATCACAACCTAGCACAACCAACCAGCAAGAAGGCGTAG
- a CDS encoding PepSY domain-containing protein yields the protein MTLDVATGNVTDGTPKAYDASMEASAIDAGTVIPPHVAINAAFVQSGKVATGINAWSLANQNGKSLYTIEFHDAQNKPISVVLDAKTGTVAK from the coding sequence ATGACTCTAGATGTGGCTACTGGTAATGTAACTGATGGTACTCCTAAAGCATATGATGCATCTATGGAAGCTAGTGCTATTGATGCCGGAACAGTAATACCTCCACATGTGGCAATTAATGCAGCTTTCGTACAGTCTGGCAAGGTAGCGACTGGTATTAATGCGTGGTCTCTTGCTAATCAAAATGGAAAATCACTATATACCATAGAGTTCCATGATGCACAAAATAAACCGATATCCGTTGTATTGGATGCTAAAACAGGGACGGTAGCAAAATAA
- the alr gene encoding alanine racemase, whose product MRPTYLTINTSLVRENLRKIKDSLPEWSTSTAVIKANGYGHGSVMMGRIAVEEGYESLAVAIPEESVPLRNAGIMVPIYLLGLTRPQSFELVADTNSIPAVCESTDLESLNKVADNHDMIIRVAVAVDTGMHRIGIKPEDAIEFIKRIESYENLEIDGFFSHMSNADAADQSHAHSQTQKFHRMVDEIRAFRPEADYRFSLANSAGLLSVKDSLFTDARPGIIQYGIMPSLDVPNRLGLKPVLSFHSEVVHVQHIPAGEGIGYGSTYITTEPMTIATIPVGYADGYPRSLSNRGTVLIHGTRCPVVGRICMDQFMVSVPDTITVKPGDKVVLLGSQGHESISALEIAALASTIPYEIFCGFSERVPRQYI is encoded by the coding sequence ATGAGACCTACCTATTTGACCATAAATACAAGTCTCGTTCGCGAGAATTTGCGTAAAATTAAAGATAGTTTACCTGAATGGAGTACGTCTACAGCTGTCATCAAGGCCAATGGCTACGGCCACGGCAGTGTTATGATGGGTCGTATTGCCGTGGAGGAAGGTTACGAATCCTTAGCCGTTGCTATTCCAGAAGAATCCGTACCACTTCGCAATGCAGGTATTATGGTACCTATTTATCTATTAGGACTCACAAGGCCACAATCCTTTGAACTTGTGGCAGACACTAATTCGATTCCTGCCGTTTGTGAATCTACCGACTTGGAATCACTCAATAAAGTAGCCGATAATCACGACATGATTATTCGCGTTGCTGTTGCCGTTGATACAGGCATGCATCGCATCGGTATCAAGCCTGAGGATGCCATTGAGTTTATCAAACGCATTGAGTCCTACGAAAATTTGGAAATAGACGGATTCTTCTCCCACATGAGCAATGCTGATGCGGCGGATCAATCACACGCCCATAGCCAAACGCAAAAATTTCATCGCATGGTAGATGAAATACGAGCATTCCGTCCAGAAGCAGATTACCGTTTCTCCCTCGCCAATAGTGCAGGGCTCTTATCTGTCAAAGATAGTCTATTCACAGATGCTCGTCCTGGTATTATTCAATACGGTATCATGCCATCCCTTGATGTGCCAAATCGATTGGGCTTAAAACCCGTTTTATCTTTCCATAGTGAAGTTGTTCATGTACAACATATCCCTGCTGGCGAAGGCATTGGATATGGATCTACCTATATCACAACTGAGCCAATGACAATTGCTACTATCCCTGTAGGCTATGCGGATGGCTATCCTCGTAGTTTATCCAATCGGGGCACCGTACTGATTCATGGCACTCGTTGTCCCGTAGTAGGTCGTATTTGTATGGATCAATTCATGGTTTCTGTTCCAGATACAATCACGGTAAAGCCTGGCGATAAGGTGGTACTTCTAGGGTCTCAAGGTCATGAAAGCATTTCTGCTCTAGAAATTGCAGCCCTTGCTTCTACAATTCCTTATGAAATCTTTTGTGGATTCTCAGAGCGCGTACCACGACAATATATTTAA